A stretch of Bradyrhizobium sp. AZCC 2262 DNA encodes these proteins:
- a CDS encoding sugar ABC transporter ATP-binding protein: MMEISLTETPPAAQAVGGDLLLEMTGISKRFPGVLALDDIDFDLRAGEVHVLFGENGAGKSTLINIIAGAFAADAGEFKFRGRSLVRLKPHAARMMGISPVFQEFSLVPELTVEENLFLGRELGAGGFLNHAAMRAKARSVIRELGFDIVPDQKVGELSRAHQQMVEIAKAFLTEVRLLILDEPTASLTEAETQNLFALVGRLKSAGVGIIYVSHRIQEFQKIGDLITVLRDGRKITTVKSGDVSESELVELMTGRKVGVLFPSIDHRPAEKLLEVDDVTLADLSATSVSFYARAGEITGIAGLVGCGKSEIVRAVYGIEAVASGTIRVRGEEMAARATPIDMLRRGVCYFPSDRVAEGLALGRPVRENASMAALDLPTFSKASILRRASERRAIQGIVDKLKLRPPQIERTVAKLSGGNRQKVLLARGMTRDISVFLFDEPTVGIDVGAKIEVYELMKSLVAEGAAVVLVSSELPEVMNLSNRLYVMHRSQMVAELSGADINESEIFSHFFREKRLEDGPAPANRAMTT; encoded by the coding sequence ATGATGGAGATTAGCCTGACTGAGACCCCGCCGGCCGCACAGGCGGTCGGCGGGGATCTTCTCCTCGAAATGACTGGAATCTCCAAGCGCTTCCCCGGCGTGTTGGCGCTGGACGACATCGATTTCGATCTGCGGGCGGGCGAGGTGCACGTGCTGTTCGGCGAGAACGGCGCCGGCAAATCGACCTTGATCAACATCATCGCCGGCGCCTTCGCTGCCGACGCCGGCGAGTTCAAGTTCCGCGGCCGCAGCCTCGTTCGCCTCAAGCCTCATGCGGCGCGGATGATGGGGATCAGTCCGGTGTTCCAGGAATTCAGCCTGGTGCCGGAGCTGACGGTTGAAGAGAATCTTTTCCTTGGCCGGGAGCTCGGCGCCGGTGGCTTCCTCAATCACGCGGCAATGCGTGCCAAGGCGCGCTCGGTGATCCGCGAGCTCGGCTTCGACATCGTGCCCGACCAAAAGGTCGGCGAGTTGTCGCGCGCCCACCAGCAGATGGTCGAGATCGCCAAGGCGTTCCTCACCGAGGTGCGTCTGCTTATTCTTGACGAACCCACCGCCTCTCTCACCGAGGCCGAGACCCAGAACCTGTTCGCGCTGGTCGGCCGGCTGAAGAGCGCCGGCGTCGGCATCATCTATGTGTCGCACCGCATCCAGGAATTCCAGAAGATCGGCGACCTCATCACCGTGCTCCGTGATGGGCGCAAAATCACTACCGTCAAGTCGGGCGACGTCTCCGAAAGCGAACTCGTCGAACTGATGACCGGGCGCAAGGTCGGCGTGCTGTTCCCTTCTATCGATCATCGGCCGGCCGAAAAACTCCTCGAGGTCGACGACGTCACGCTTGCCGATCTTTCGGCAACGAGCGTCAGCTTTTATGCGCGTGCCGGCGAGATCACCGGGATTGCCGGCCTCGTCGGCTGCGGCAAATCGGAGATCGTGCGCGCCGTCTACGGAATCGAGGCGGTCGCCTCGGGCACCATCCGCGTAAGGGGCGAGGAGATGGCGGCGCGCGCCACTCCCATCGACATGCTGCGGCGCGGGGTCTGCTACTTTCCATCAGACCGCGTCGCCGAGGGACTGGCGCTCGGAAGGCCCGTCCGCGAGAACGCCTCGATGGCGGCGCTCGACCTGCCGACATTCTCGAAGGCGAGCATCCTGCGGCGCGCGAGCGAGCGGCGCGCCATTCAGGGCATCGTCGACAAGCTGAAGCTGCGCCCGCCCCAGATCGAACGGACGGTCGCCAAACTGTCCGGCGGAAACCGCCAAAAGGTATTGCTCGCCCGCGGCATGACCCGAGACATTTCGGTCTTCCTGTTCGACGAGCCGACGGTCGGCATCGACGTCGGCGCCAAAATCGAGGTCTATGAATTGATGAAATCATTGGTGGCGGAGGGCGCGGCCGTCGTCCTGGTATCCTCCGAACTGCCCGAGGTGATGAACCTGTCGAATCGGCTGTACGTCATGCACCGCTCGCAGATGGTGGCCGAACTTTCAGGGGCTGATATCAACGAGAGTGAAATTTTTTCGCATTTTTTCCGGGAAAAGCGGCTTGAAGACGGGCCGGCG
- the torT gene encoding TMAO reductase system periplasmic protein TorT, which translates to MRYAAPIVATAVAMTALALSGTANAADKWWPAKIYNLDSGSAKESEYSPLEKAAKPWNICVLFPHMKDTFWVAADYGVVEEARRMGVNMTLYEAGGYENLPKQLSQFDDCMAGNFDAIIVGPISEAGLDKKIKEGVAAGKAIISTVNPVSKSNVTSKMTVDFDTMGEQTGLYLMNYLKSKPAKVATFPGPAGSGWAEDFLKGFKKAVDGKSNVTMLGDKFGDSGVAVQLGLIQNALQAYPDMNVIWGCAPAAEAAVGAVAQAGRKDALIMSSYENQAMLDSLKKGEILGFATQYPVLQGRIAIDTAVRVLEKQPYVKSAKAIPDMISKDNMDKINLGLVLAPSDFKAVFSVKAAM; encoded by the coding sequence ATGAGATACGCAGCTCCGATAGTCGCGACGGCCGTAGCGATGACGGCCCTCGCCCTGAGTGGAACGGCCAACGCCGCCGACAAATGGTGGCCGGCGAAAATCTACAATCTCGATTCCGGATCGGCGAAAGAGTCGGAATATTCGCCGCTCGAGAAAGCCGCCAAGCCCTGGAACATCTGCGTGTTGTTTCCGCACATGAAGGATACTTTCTGGGTCGCCGCCGACTATGGCGTGGTTGAAGAAGCACGACGGATGGGCGTGAACATGACGCTCTACGAGGCCGGCGGCTATGAGAACCTGCCAAAGCAGTTGTCACAGTTCGACGATTGCATGGCCGGCAATTTCGACGCGATCATCGTCGGACCGATTTCGGAGGCCGGACTCGACAAGAAGATCAAGGAAGGCGTAGCGGCGGGCAAGGCGATCATCTCGACCGTCAATCCCGTGTCCAAATCGAATGTCACCTCGAAGATGACGGTCGACTTCGACACCATGGGCGAGCAGACCGGCCTCTACCTGATGAACTATCTCAAGAGCAAACCCGCCAAGGTCGCGACCTTCCCGGGCCCTGCCGGCTCCGGCTGGGCCGAAGACTTCCTCAAAGGCTTCAAAAAGGCGGTCGACGGCAAGAGCAACGTCACCATGCTTGGCGACAAGTTCGGCGATTCAGGCGTCGCGGTGCAGCTCGGCCTGATCCAGAACGCGCTACAGGCCTATCCCGACATGAACGTCATCTGGGGATGCGCGCCGGCGGCGGAAGCCGCGGTCGGAGCTGTGGCCCAGGCCGGACGGAAGGACGCGCTGATCATGTCGTCCTATGAGAACCAGGCGATGCTCGACTCCCTGAAGAAGGGCGAGATTTTGGGCTTCGCTACCCAATACCCGGTTCTGCAGGGCCGCATCGCGATCGACACTGCCGTGCGCGTTCTCGAAAAACAGCCCTATGTGAAGAGCGCCAAAGCGATTCCGGACATGATCAGCAAGGACAATATGGATAAGATCAATCTCGGCCTCGTCCTCGCACCGTCGGACTTCAAGGCGGTATTCTCGGTCAAGGCGGCGATGTGA
- a CDS encoding helix-turn-helix domain-containing protein, with protein MKATITTRSMDPSYRSRQWHEAIAATYFPLDLQFAEPDRFAGDLSIWQVGDFSLSHNISAGLMYRRSPYHLSAEREEQFLVTVPTRSEVVFTQGGKDIRCRPGGFFLERSHEPYEFSHTVLAEMWVIKIDAKALGGRIRAPDRFCSVQFDAKNGAGGLFTDMLRLIPARFDAMSADARTMVGRHLIDLLVLSIKSDERTLTSGSSTVREAHLSRIESFARRNLNRADLDPDLIASACGISTRYLHELFRDTNQTIGQWIRGQRLDACHAQLRDPANRLTVTEIAYRFGFSDHAQFSRTFRGHFGMSPKELRDRARGD; from the coding sequence ATGAAGGCCACCATCACGACCAGATCGATGGATCCGTCTTACCGAAGCCGTCAATGGCATGAGGCGATCGCCGCGACCTATTTTCCCCTCGACCTTCAATTCGCCGAGCCTGACCGTTTCGCGGGCGATCTTTCCATCTGGCAGGTCGGCGATTTCTCGCTGTCGCACAACATTTCTGCAGGTCTCATGTATCGGCGGTCGCCGTATCATCTGAGCGCCGAGCGGGAGGAGCAATTCCTGGTGACCGTGCCGACGCGTTCCGAAGTCGTCTTCACGCAGGGAGGAAAGGATATCCGCTGCCGGCCCGGCGGCTTTTTCCTCGAACGCAGCCACGAGCCCTACGAGTTCAGCCACACCGTACTCGCGGAAATGTGGGTCATCAAAATCGACGCCAAAGCGCTCGGTGGCCGCATTCGAGCGCCCGACCGCTTCTGCAGCGTGCAATTCGACGCGAAGAACGGCGCCGGCGGTCTGTTCACCGACATGCTGCGCTTGATTCCCGCGCGCTTTGACGCAATGTCGGCCGACGCGCGCACGATGGTCGGCCGTCATCTGATCGATCTCCTCGTGCTCTCCATCAAGTCGGATGAACGCACGCTCACTTCCGGCTCCTCGACCGTCCGGGAGGCGCATCTGAGCCGGATCGAAAGCTTTGCGCGCCGCAATCTCAACCGGGCCGATCTCGATCCGGACTTGATCGCGAGCGCCTGCGGCATCTCCACACGCTATCTGCACGAGCTCTTTCGCGACACCAACCAAACGATTGGCCAATGGATCAGGGGCCAACGGCTCGACGCCTGTCACGCCCAGCTGCGCGATCCCGCCAATCGTCTGACGGTCACCGAGATCGCCTATCGTTTCGGCTTCAGCGACCACGCTCAATTTTCGCGCACCTTCAGAGGTCATTTCGGCATGTCCCCGAAGGAATTGCGCGACCGGGCGCGCGGCGACTAG
- a CDS encoding biotin-dependent carboxyltransferase family protein — MVIEIVNPGLATTVQDLGRPGYYHLGIPLSGGMDRLALQAANLLVGNDSGAAVLEAVFMGPQIAFADDRMVAVAGAELPPKVDGEPRETWTSFLVKAGQTLSFDFLKKGARAYIAIGGGIDVPVVLGSRSTYVLGALGGHEGRALQAGDRLKLGAAAPVKQGRAIAADVQRAPGTSVELRVLPGLYWHRVAEQSGRDFFADTWKVAPEADRIAYRFRGGRPLEFAPRTPPFGAGSDPSNIVDACYPYGSIQVPGGTEPIVLHRDAVSGGGYFMLGTVISADMDLIGQLQPHTPVRFAPLDMKAALAARHERKTLVSKLHASLG; from the coding sequence ATGGTCATTGAGATCGTCAATCCCGGCCTCGCCACCACCGTCCAGGATCTCGGGCGGCCCGGTTATTATCATCTTGGCATTCCGCTTTCCGGCGGCATGGACCGCCTTGCCTTGCAGGCGGCGAACCTGCTCGTCGGCAACGATTCCGGAGCGGCGGTCCTGGAAGCGGTGTTCATGGGGCCGCAGATCGCCTTCGCCGATGACCGCATGGTCGCGGTGGCCGGCGCCGAGCTGCCACCGAAGGTCGATGGCGAGCCGCGCGAGACATGGACGAGCTTTTTGGTAAAGGCAGGCCAAACGCTGTCCTTCGACTTTCTGAAAAAGGGCGCGCGCGCCTATATTGCAATCGGCGGCGGAATAGACGTGCCCGTCGTGCTTGGCAGCCGGTCGACCTATGTGCTCGGCGCTCTCGGCGGTCACGAGGGCCGCGCGCTTCAAGCTGGCGACCGTTTGAAACTCGGCGCCGCCGCCCCCGTCAAGCAAGGGCGCGCCATCGCCGCCGATGTGCAGCGGGCACCCGGCACCTCAGTCGAACTACGCGTATTGCCAGGGCTTTACTGGCATCGCGTTGCGGAGCAATCCGGTCGGGATTTTTTCGCGGATACCTGGAAGGTGGCGCCGGAAGCGGATCGCATCGCCTATCGCTTCCGCGGCGGGCGTCCGCTCGAATTCGCGCCGCGCACGCCGCCTTTCGGCGCCGGCTCCGATCCCTCGAACATTGTCGACGCCTGCTATCCTTACGGGTCGATCCAGGTCCCCGGCGGCACCGAGCCGATCGTTCTGCATCGCGACGCGGTCTCGGGCGGCGGATACTTCATGCTGGGCACGGTGATCTCCGCCGATATGGATCTGATCGGCCAGTTGCAACCGCATACGCCGGTGCGCTTTGCGCCGCTGGATATGAAAGCGGCGCTCGCGGCGCGGCACGAGCGGAAAACGTTAGTGAGCAAACTCCATGCGTCGCTCGGCTAG
- a CDS encoding 5-oxoprolinase subunit B family protein, with protein MTMRYSFGGDEHVFVEVDEEMSLKAFFKSLSITNAVRESRIKGVTEICPANASFQIKFDPDLIAPDDMLRELQRLESAADTTDVSLKTRIIEIPVLYNDPWTRETLMRFRERHQDPAATDIEYAARINNFASVEDFIAAHSGSPWFVSMVGFVAGLPFLYQMVERSRQIEAPKYLRPRTDTPKLTIGHGGCFSCIYSVRGAGGYQMFGITPMPIYDPRQEISYLREFMALFRPGDMVKWKPITLDAYHDAVADVEAGRLAPLMRDVTFSLTGFERDIDSYNRKLEKALHGH; from the coding sequence ATGACCATGAGATATTCCTTTGGAGGCGACGAGCATGTCTTCGTCGAGGTCGACGAGGAGATGTCTCTCAAGGCGTTCTTCAAAAGCCTTTCGATCACCAACGCCGTGCGCGAGAGCCGGATCAAGGGGGTGACGGAAATCTGTCCCGCCAATGCCTCCTTTCAGATCAAGTTCGATCCCGATCTTATCGCCCCCGACGACATGCTCAGGGAATTACAGCGACTGGAATCGGCCGCCGACACAACCGACGTGTCGTTGAAGACGAGGATCATCGAAATACCGGTGCTCTATAACGATCCTTGGACGCGCGAAACCTTGATGCGGTTTCGCGAGCGGCATCAGGACCCCGCCGCCACCGACATCGAATATGCGGCGCGCATCAATAATTTTGCCTCGGTCGAGGACTTCATCGCCGCGCATTCGGGCTCGCCCTGGTTCGTCTCGATGGTGGGATTCGTCGCCGGATTGCCCTTCCTCTACCAGATGGTCGAGCGTTCGCGGCAGATCGAAGCGCCGAAATATCTGCGCCCGCGCACCGACACGCCGAAACTCACGATCGGTCACGGCGGCTGTTTCAGTTGCATCTATTCGGTGCGCGGCGCCGGCGGCTACCAGATGTTCGGGATCACGCCGATGCCGATCTACGACCCGCGTCAGGAGATCAGCTATCTCCGCGAATTCATGGCGCTGTTCCGGCCTGGCGACATGGTGAAATGGAAGCCGATCACGCTTGATGCCTATCACGACGCCGTCGCAGATGTGGAGGCCGGGCGGCTGGCGCCACTGATGCGCGACGTGACCTTTTCGCTCACCGGGTTCGAACGCGACATCGACAGTTACAACCGCAAGCTGGAGAAGGCGCTCCATGGTCATTGA
- a CDS encoding acetyl-CoA carboxylase biotin carboxylase subunit translates to MAAIKTLLIANRGEIAVRIIRAARELRIKTVQAYSAADANSLAVKLADVAVNVGPAQASKSYLAIDAILAAAREGQADAVHPGYGFLAENADFADAVEAAGLTFVGPPGSVIRLMGDKAAARDIAAKAGVPTVPGSGGRIDDPAEARAIASRLGYPVMIKAAAGGGGRGIRIVNDRAELDRLAPQASAEAKAAFGDGGLYLEKVIERARHIEVQVLGDGRDVVHLFERECSLQRRRQKVWEEAPAANLPDEIRARLCASAVELARAVSYRGAGTLEFLYDETTRDFYFIEMNTRIQVEHPVTEFVTGIDLVREMIKIAAGEPLGLRQADISCVGHAIECRINAEDPANDFMPCPGIVTGLRVPGGPGVRFDSMLFAGYAVPPFYDSLIGKLIVWDESRAAAITRMRRALGEFEIEGLKTTIGLHQALTRDADVRALRFDTRFLERWLETNVSHLA, encoded by the coding sequence ATGGCGGCCATCAAGACACTCCTGATCGCCAATCGCGGCGAAATCGCAGTCCGGATCATCCGGGCGGCGCGCGAATTGCGGATCAAGACTGTACAGGCCTACAGCGCCGCCGACGCCAATTCACTCGCCGTCAAGCTTGCCGATGTCGCGGTGAACGTCGGACCAGCGCAAGCCTCAAAATCCTATCTCGCCATCGACGCCATCCTCGCCGCCGCGCGCGAGGGCCAGGCCGATGCGGTGCACCCAGGCTACGGCTTCCTTGCTGAGAACGCCGATTTTGCCGACGCCGTCGAGGCCGCGGGCCTGACCTTCGTAGGGCCGCCCGGAAGCGTCATCCGCCTGATGGGCGACAAGGCGGCGGCCCGGGATATCGCCGCCAAGGCTGGCGTTCCGACCGTGCCCGGCAGCGGCGGCCGTATCGATGATCCGGCAGAGGCGCGCGCGATCGCATCGCGCCTCGGCTATCCCGTGATGATCAAGGCGGCGGCCGGTGGCGGCGGGCGCGGCATCCGTATCGTCAACGATCGCGCCGAACTCGATCGGCTGGCGCCGCAGGCGAGCGCGGAAGCCAAAGCCGCCTTTGGCGACGGCGGGCTCTATCTCGAAAAGGTGATCGAGCGCGCACGCCATATCGAGGTGCAGGTGCTCGGCGACGGACGCGACGTCGTCCACCTTTTCGAACGCGAGTGTTCTCTCCAACGTCGCCGTCAGAAGGTCTGGGAGGAAGCGCCGGCCGCCAACCTTCCTGACGAAATCCGCGCTCGTCTTTGCGCCAGCGCCGTGGAATTGGCGCGGGCAGTTTCCTATCGCGGCGCCGGCACGCTTGAATTCCTCTACGACGAGACGACGCGCGATTTCTATTTCATCGAAATGAACACCCGTATTCAGGTGGAACATCCGGTGACCGAGTTCGTCACGGGCATCGATCTCGTGCGCGAGATGATCAAGATCGCCGCCGGTGAACCGCTTGGCCTGCGTCAGGCCGACATCAGTTGCGTTGGCCATGCCATCGAATGCCGCATCAACGCCGAAGATCCAGCCAACGATTTCATGCCCTGCCCCGGCATCGTCACGGGCTTGCGCGTTCCGGGCGGCCCTGGCGTGCGCTTCGACAGCATGCTGTTCGCAGGTTACGCAGTGCCGCCCTTCTACGATTCGCTGATCGGAAAGTTGATCGTCTGGGATGAAAGCCGCGCCGCCGCGATCACGCGCATGCGGCGCGCCCTCGGGGAATTCGAGATCGAGGGCCTGAAGACCACGATCGGGCTTCACCAAGCCTTGACACGCGACGCCGACGTCCGCGCCCTTCGCTTCGACACCAGGTTCCTCGAGCGCTGGCTCGAGACCAACGTATCGCATCTTGCCTGA
- a CDS encoding acetyl-CoA carboxylase has product MANKQIVSPLPGTFYRRPTPDTPPFKAEGDSIAAGDTIGLVEVMKSFHAIHAQFGGRIVKFLIDNEEPIMAGQPIADVEG; this is encoded by the coding sequence ATGGCCAACAAGCAGATCGTTTCACCGCTTCCCGGCACTTTCTACCGCAGACCCACGCCGGACACCCCGCCGTTCAAGGCCGAGGGCGACAGCATCGCCGCAGGCGACACCATCGGCCTTGTCGAAGTGATGAAGTCTTTTCACGCAATCCACGCCCAATTCGGCGGCAGGATCGTCAAGTTCCTGATCGACAACGAAGAACCGATCATGGCGGGCCAGCCGATCGCCGACGTCGAGGGCTAG
- a CDS encoding LamB/YcsF family protein encodes MASINCDMGEAYGLYRMGDDEGLMPLISIANVACGFHASDFNHMRETVRLAKRLGVGAGAHPSLPDLQGFGRREMAISREELTNCIIYQVGALKGFLEAEGMRLNHIKPHGSLYAMAARQAEIAHAICDAADVFKVPLLGMIGTLHERIYPERGHEFVSEFYADLDYSDDGTLIVTRKHDERDPSEAAARCLRAIREGKVRSVGGKEIAVRADSICVHSDTPNAVAIATAVREALGDHLRN; translated from the coding sequence TTGGCCTCGATCAATTGCGATATGGGCGAGGCCTACGGGCTCTATCGGATGGGCGACGACGAAGGATTGATGCCGCTGATTTCGATCGCCAACGTGGCTTGCGGTTTCCACGCTTCCGACTTCAATCATATGCGCGAGACGGTTCGTCTCGCCAAACGCCTCGGCGTGGGAGCCGGCGCGCATCCCTCGTTGCCAGATCTGCAAGGTTTTGGCCGTCGCGAGATGGCGATCTCCCGCGAGGAGCTCACCAACTGCATCATCTACCAAGTAGGCGCCCTCAAGGGTTTCCTTGAGGCCGAAGGCATGAGACTGAACCATATCAAGCCGCACGGTTCGCTCTACGCGATGGCCGCCAGGCAGGCCGAGATCGCCCATGCGATCTGCGATGCGGCCGACGTCTTCAAAGTGCCGCTGCTCGGCATGATCGGCACGCTGCATGAGCGGATCTACCCCGAGCGCGGCCATGAGTTCGTCTCGGAATTCTACGCGGATCTCGATTATTCCGACGACGGCACACTGATCGTCACGCGTAAGCACGATGAAAGAGACCCCTCGGAAGCCGCCGCGCGCTGCCTTCGTGCGATCCGCGAAGGCAAGGTTCGCAGCGTCGGTGGCAAGGAAATTGCAGTGAGGGCCGATAGCATTTGTGTCCATTCCGACACGCCGAACGCCGTCGCGATCGCAACTGCGGTTCGCGAGGCTTTGGGAGATCATTTGCGAAATTGA
- a CDS encoding LysR family transcriptional regulator, which produces MPFSLKKIRYFIATAEAGQVSHAGIHLGVSQSAITAAVQQLEDELGVILFSRHPQGVSLTAEGARFLQLARNIMAAVNEAMRTPLAEDVKQSGKVRVGVTYTVAGYFLPPHHARFARTYPRIMLELIELPREAIEKGLVDGSLDIAVMLVSNLRNKRSLAYDTLIRSHRRLWLPVGHPFMKLETISLADIASEPYVMLTVDEAKKTAAHYWRPSGLRPKVIFTTSSVEAVRSMVAAGMGVTVLSDMVYRPWSLEGQRIDTRNVAADIPTMDVGLAWAVDRPFSAATKLFHDFLNLSFHGAGSAPGHFR; this is translated from the coding sequence ATGCCGTTTTCGCTGAAGAAAATCCGCTATTTCATCGCGACCGCCGAAGCCGGCCAGGTCTCGCATGCCGGCATCCATCTCGGCGTCTCGCAATCGGCGATTACCGCCGCGGTGCAACAGCTCGAAGACGAGCTTGGGGTCATCCTGTTCTCTCGTCATCCTCAGGGCGTCTCGCTGACCGCCGAAGGCGCGCGGTTCCTGCAACTTGCGCGCAACATCATGGCGGCGGTCAACGAGGCGATGCGGACGCCGCTGGCGGAAGATGTCAAGCAATCCGGCAAGGTGCGGGTCGGAGTGACCTATACGGTCGCCGGATATTTCCTTCCGCCTCACCACGCGCGGTTCGCGCGGACCTATCCGCGCATCATGCTGGAGCTGATCGAACTGCCGCGCGAGGCGATCGAGAAGGGACTGGTGGACGGCTCGCTCGATATCGCCGTGATGCTGGTGTCGAATCTGCGCAACAAGCGAAGCCTCGCCTATGATACGCTGATCCGCTCACATCGCCGGCTCTGGCTACCGGTCGGGCACCCCTTCATGAAGCTTGAGACGATATCGCTCGCCGACATCGCCAGCGAGCCTTATGTCATGCTCACCGTCGACGAGGCGAAAAAGACCGCCGCCCATTATTGGCGGCCGAGCGGCTTGCGGCCAAAGGTCATTTTCACGACCTCGTCGGTCGAGGCGGTGCGGAGCATGGTGGCGGCCGGCATGGGCGTGACGGTATTGTCCGACATGGTGTACAGGCCATGGTCGCTGGAAGGGCAACGGATCGATACGCGCAACGTCGCCGCTGATATCCCGACCATGGATGTGGGCCTAGCCTGGGCGGTTGACCGGCCGTTTTCCGCGGCGACCAAGCTGTTCCACGATTTCCTCAATCTGAGTTTCCATGGCGCGGGAAGCGCGCCGGGTCATTTTCGTTGA